In Belonocnema kinseyi isolate 2016_QV_RU_SX_M_011 chromosome 4, B_treatae_v1, whole genome shotgun sequence, a single window of DNA contains:
- the LOC117171019 gene encoding sterile alpha motif domain-containing protein 5-like, giving the protein MTIASNIVVEWLRSLHLGQYSESFIDNGYDDLEICKQIGDPDLDAIGVFNQTHRVRLLQSVKTLREEGAASVYFTLEETNDCLCDNVSSKSSRTSSERPSSDKDIQRASPTASSSSGGQELTKFADEYEEG; this is encoded by the exons ATGACTATTGCGAGCAATATTGTTGTGGAGTGGCTGCGGTCCCTGCATCTCGGTCAGTATTCCGAGTCCTTCATCGACAATGGTTATGACGACCTTGAAATATGCAAGCAGATCGGCGATCCTGATCTGGACGCTATTGGCGTTTTTAATCAAACCCATAGAGTCCGCCTTCTACAGTCTGTGAAGACTTTAAGAGAAGAAGGCGCCGCTAGCGTTTATTTCACTCTCGAGGAGACAAATGATTGCCTTTGTGACAACGTTAGTTCCAAGTCCTCCAGGACATCCTCGGAGAGACCGTCAAGTGACAAGGATATTCAGAGGGCGTCCCCGACGGCTAGTTCCTCCAGTGGAGGCCAAGAACTCACTAAATTTGCTGACGAATATGAGGAAG GATAA